The proteins below are encoded in one region of Phaseolus vulgaris cultivar G19833 chromosome 1, P. vulgaris v2.0, whole genome shotgun sequence:
- the LOC137813707 gene encoding choline monooxygenase, chloroplastic-like isoform X2, translating to MRNFNINDFGLLPIKAATWGRFVLLNLEKENVSQKKVDSHNVSKEWLDSCSEVLSSTGIDSSLSYVCRREYTIECNWKMFEKVSIQSCEGSSEKSEENYDRLGRKAIYAFIYPNFMINSMLYNLGCLLAFIGTDLGWTPILWFH from the exons ATGCGAAATTTCAATATAAAT GATTTTGGCCTTTTACCAATCAAAGCAGCTACCTGGGGACGTTTTGTTCTTCTCAATCTGGAAAAAGAGAATGTCTCTCAGAAGAAAGTTGATAGCCATAATGTGTCAAAGGAATGGCTGGATAGCTGTTCAGAAGTACTGAGTTCCACTGGAATTGATTCTTCACTAAGTTATGTTTGCAGACGTGAATACACAATTGAATGCAATTGGAAG ATGTTTGAAAAGGTTAGCATCCAAAGTTGTGAAGGTAGCTCAGAGAAAAGCGAAGAGAATTATGATCGACTTGGAAGAAAAGCTATATACGCTTTTATTTACCCAAACTTCATGATTAATAG CATGCTTTATAACTTGGGGTGCTTGCTGGCCTTCATAGGTACGGACCTTGGATGGACACCAATCTTGTGGTTCCACTAG
- the LOC137813707 gene encoding choline monooxygenase, chloroplastic-like isoform X1 codes for MRNFNINDFGLLPIKAATWGRFVLLNLEKENVSQKKVDSHNVSKEWLDSCSEVLSSTGIDSSLSYVCRREYTIECNWKMFEKVSIQSCEGSSEKSEENYDRLGRKAIYAFIYPNFMINRYGPWMDTNLVVPLGPNKCQVIFDYYLERSLKLSGSN; via the exons ATGCGAAATTTCAATATAAAT GATTTTGGCCTTTTACCAATCAAAGCAGCTACCTGGGGACGTTTTGTTCTTCTCAATCTGGAAAAAGAGAATGTCTCTCAGAAGAAAGTTGATAGCCATAATGTGTCAAAGGAATGGCTGGATAGCTGTTCAGAAGTACTGAGTTCCACTGGAATTGATTCTTCACTAAGTTATGTTTGCAGACGTGAATACACAATTGAATGCAATTGGAAG ATGTTTGAAAAGGTTAGCATCCAAAGTTGTGAAGGTAGCTCAGAGAAAAGCGAAGAGAATTATGATCGACTTGGAAGAAAAGCTATATACGCTTTTATTTACCCAAACTTCATGATTAATAG GTACGGACCTTGGATGGACACCAATCTTGTGGTTCCACTAGGACCCAACAAATGTCAAGTAATATTTGACTACTATCTTGAACGCTCTCTGAAG CTATCAGGAAGCAATTGA